From the genome of Candidatus Angelobacter sp.:
CAACTACCTGCCCGGTCTCATTTACGCGCCGCTGCTGACCTGGCTGTGGCGTTGAGCACATTTCCAATTTGAATTCTGTCCGGTTCGACCGCAATCTGTCGCCGAAAATAACGAGCCTCCCATGAAACCAAAATCCCCCTCATTCCAGGCCGCGGCGCTGGGCGGCCTGCTGCTTTCCATGAACGCGTCATCACTCAAAGCCGACGAAGGCATGTGGCTGTTTAACAATCCACCGCGCAAACAACTCAAGGAAAAATACGGCTTCGACGCGACCGACGCATGGCTGGAACATGTCCAGAAGTCGTCGGTCCGATTCAACAGCGGCGGGTCCGGGTCATTCGTTTCGGAAGACGGCCTGGTGATTTCCAACCATCATGTCGGCGCGGACGCGTTGCAAAAATTCGGCGACAAGGACCACAACTATTTGCGCGACGGTTTTTACGCCCGCAAGCCTGCCGACGAGAAACGCTGTCTTGATCTTGAGCTGAACGTGCTGATGAGCATCGAGGACGTCACCGCGCGTGTGAATGCGGCCGTCAAAACGGATATGCCGCCCGAACAGGCGTTCCTTGCCCGCCGCGCGGTAACGGCGGAAATCGAGAAGGAATCGTTTGAAAAAACCGGTCTGCGCAGCGACGTCGTCACCCTCTATCAGGGCGGTCAGTATCATCTCTACCGTTTCAAGAAATACACCGACGTGCGTCTCGTTTTCGCGCCCGAACAACAGGCGGCGTTTTACGGCGGCGATCCGGACAACTTCGAATATCCCCGGTTCGACCTCGATATCTGCCTGTTCCGCGTTTACGAAAACGGCAGGCCCGCGAGGATTCAGCACTATTTGAAATGGAGTGAAGCCGGTGTTTCGGAAAATGAGCTGGTCTTCGTGTCCGGACATCCCGGCCGCACGAGCCGGCTCTTCACCGTCGCTGAACTCGAATATATCCGCGACCGCCGTCTGCCCTACGCGCTCGAACGTCTGCGCAACCTTGAGGTGTTGCTGCTCAGTTACAGCGCGCGCAGCGACGAGAACGCCCGCCGCGCCAAGGAGGATTTGTTCAGCGTCCAAAACAGCCGCAAGGCCTTCATCGGCGAACTGGCCGGCGTGCTCGATCCAAATTTGATGGAGGCAAAAAAAGCGGCGGAAAAAAAACTCCGCGACGCCGTCGCCGCCAGTCCGGACTTCAAAGATGCCGCGGGCGCGTGGGAGAAAATTGCCGACGCCCAAAACGTCATCGCGGAAAGCGCGTTGCGTTACAATCTGCTTGAAGCCGGCCAGGGGTTTCACAGCGACCTTTTCGGCATTGCGCGGACCTTGTTGCGCGCCGCGGAAGAAAAGCCCAAACCGAACGCCGAACGATTGCGCGAATTCGGTGACGCCGGTCTGGCGTCACTCGAGTTCCAGCTTTTCTCCGAGAAACCGATATACGATGATCTCGAGCAGCTCCTGTTGAGCGACTCGCTCACCTTTCTC
Proteins encoded in this window:
- a CDS encoding S46 family peptidase; protein product: MKPKSPSFQAAALGGLLLSMNASSLKADEGMWLFNNPPRKQLKEKYGFDATDAWLEHVQKSSVRFNSGGSGSFVSEDGLVISNHHVGADALQKFGDKDHNYLRDGFYARKPADEKRCLDLELNVLMSIEDVTARVNAAVKTDMPPEQAFLARRAVTAEIEKESFEKTGLRSDVVTLYQGGQYHLYRFKKYTDVRLVFAPEQQAAFYGGDPDNFEYPRFDLDICLFRVYENGRPARIQHYLKWSEAGVSENELVFVSGHPGRTSRLFTVAELEYIRDRRLPYALERLRNLEVLLLSYSARSDENARRAKEDLFSVQNSRKAFIGELAGVLDPNLMEAKKAAEKKLRDAVAASPDFKDAAGAWEKIADAQNVIAESALRYNLLEAGQGFHSDLFGIARTLLRAAEEKPKPNAERLREFGDAGLASLEFQLFSEKPIYDDLEQLLLSDSLTFLVGKLGYSDPLAQKILAGKSPQERASELVRGTKIRDVALRKKLYKEGKEAVDAAHDPMIELARLVDSDARAVRKIIETQSEIKQQAQAQISKARFAIEGTSTYPDATFTLRLAYGTVKGYDENGQHIPFQTTMAGLYERGAEHGNQPPFDIPPRWIKRKSRLDLKTPLNFVCTADIIGGNSGSPVVNRKGEFVGIIFDGNIQSLVLDFAFTDTQARAVSVCSQSIIEALRKVYDAKELADELTGGKRRK